Proteins encoded together in one Armatimonadota bacterium window:
- the aspS gene encoding aspartate--tRNA ligase: MSFQQRTHDCGALRPQHEGQAVVINGWAHRVRDLGGLFFVDVRDRTGIVQAFFDPAKFSNLAEIRSETCLSIQGALRHRSPETVNPKMATGEVELVVESYQVLGPAKPIPFPVSDEEQMVSVNEELRIKHRYLDLRRPSMYRKLAVRAGVVTGIRKYLDERGFVETETPIITRSTPEGARDYLVPYRLDPGKFYALPQSPQQYKQLLMVAGLERYYQICKCFRDESQRADRQPEFTQLDLEMSFVTQEDVLQVAEGLLREVCNDVIAKFGLEKDPVEPFARLTYAESMERFGCDKPDLRFGLELFDITDAVKGSEFGVFKSVAASGGKIRGVRYPGGASLSRKDVGDLETMAKEWGAKGLATLWVADGEGALSAPCGLKVRGSIAKFFKPEELDAILKVGHAEDGDLLCFAADTFEAGNNVLFRLRNEIGSRCGLRDKRKLVFCWVLDFPLFERDEETGRWSPSHHPFTSPKFEHLDRLESDPGSVLADCYDVVCNGTEMASGSIRIHRPDIQSRVFSLLNIDEPTQKDRFGHMLEAFQFGAPPHGGIAPGIDRIVMHLLDEENIREVMAFPKIGPGLDPMMGAPSEVDEAQWVEMGLQLRPRK, encoded by the coding sequence ATGAGCTTCCAACAGCGAACCCATGACTGTGGCGCACTGCGCCCCCAGCACGAAGGCCAGGCCGTCGTCATCAACGGCTGGGCCCATCGGGTCCGCGACCTTGGAGGGCTCTTCTTCGTCGACGTTCGCGACCGGACCGGTATTGTCCAGGCGTTCTTCGACCCCGCGAAGTTCTCGAACCTCGCCGAAATCCGCTCCGAAACCTGCCTCTCCATCCAGGGCGCCCTGCGCCATCGCAGCCCCGAAACCGTGAACCCCAAGATGGCCACCGGCGAGGTGGAGCTGGTCGTCGAATCCTATCAGGTTCTTGGCCCCGCGAAACCGATCCCGTTCCCGGTCAGCGACGAGGAACAGATGGTGAGCGTCAACGAGGAATTGCGGATCAAGCACCGGTACCTCGACCTGCGCCGTCCCTCGATGTACCGCAAGCTCGCGGTCCGGGCTGGGGTGGTCACGGGCATCCGCAAATACCTCGACGAGCGGGGCTTCGTCGAGACCGAGACCCCCATCATCACCCGCTCGACGCCCGAGGGCGCACGCGACTATCTGGTGCCCTATCGCCTCGACCCCGGCAAGTTTTACGCCCTGCCGCAGAGTCCGCAGCAGTACAAGCAGCTCCTGATGGTTGCAGGGCTTGAGCGCTACTACCAGATCTGCAAGTGCTTCCGCGACGAATCGCAGCGCGCTGACCGCCAGCCCGAATTCACGCAGCTCGATCTCGAGATGTCGTTCGTGACGCAAGAGGATGTGCTCCAGGTGGCCGAAGGGCTGCTGCGCGAAGTCTGCAACGATGTGATCGCCAAGTTCGGGCTTGAAAAGGACCCTGTTGAGCCGTTCGCGAGGCTGACCTACGCCGAGTCGATGGAGCGGTTCGGCTGCGACAAGCCCGACCTTCGGTTCGGTTTGGAGCTGTTTGATATCACCGACGCGGTCAAGGGCAGTGAGTTTGGCGTGTTTAAGTCTGTCGCTGCTTCAGGCGGCAAGATTCGGGGCGTTCGCTATCCCGGCGGGGCCTCGCTCTCGCGCAAGGATGTGGGCGATCTCGAAACGATGGCCAAGGAATGGGGCGCCAAGGGCCTCGCCACGCTTTGGGTCGCGGATGGCGAGGGCGCGCTCTCGGCGCCGTGCGGGCTAAAGGTTCGAGGCTCGATCGCCAAGTTCTTCAAGCCGGAGGAGCTCGACGCGATTCTCAAGGTCGGTCATGCCGAGGATGGAGACCTGCTTTGCTTTGCCGCCGACACCTTTGAAGCGGGGAACAACGTGCTCTTTCGGCTTCGCAACGAGATTGGGTCCCGGTGCGGCCTGCGCGACAAGCGCAAGCTGGTGTTCTGCTGGGTCCTCGACTTCCCGCTTTTTGAGCGAGACGAGGAGACCGGCCGATGGTCGCCGAGCCACCACCCGTTCACGAGCCCGAAGTTCGAGCACTTGGATCGGTTGGAGAGCGACCCGGGGAGCGTGTTGGCCGACTGCTACGATGTGGTGTGCAACGGCACGGAGATGGCCAGCGGCTCGATCCGAATCCATCGACCCGACATCCAGTCGCGTGTGTTCTCGCTGCTGAACATCGATGAGCCGACCCAGAAGGATCGGTTCGGGCACATGCTCGAAGCGTTCCAGTTCGGAGCGCCCCCGCATGGAGGGATTGCCCCTGGCATCGACCGCATCGTGATGCACCTGCTCGATGAGGAGAACATCCGCGAGGTAATGGCGTTCCCGAAGATCGGCCCCGGGCTCGACCCCATGATGGGCGCCCCATCCGAAGTCGACGAGGCCCAGTGGGTGGAAATGGGCCTGCAGCTTAGGCCCAGGAAGTAG
- a CDS encoding site-2 protease family protein, which produces MQVTIFGTLFFLTLITVLVAAHELGHFLFARWFKMDVEEFAIGLGKPKWVWLRKGDTEYTLRAWPLGGFVRVKGMMPEEDGSEVNIANGFYSKPPFQRFMVLFAGPLFSVVAGVALLTALFMSVGVMKRSHEPVIGFMAKDKAGYQAGLRPGDRIVAVEGKPVKTFYEVMTIVRDRAKMPTEITYVRKGVQAVTTATPTLEDGPVLNEDFEPTGDSRKQGKLGMGPNAVPEKVGIATAFVKSVELPFVIVGRLAGSVLQPSRLKDEVGGPIAIFQAAQEGAKSGIPDMISMAGVLSISLGIINLLPAMPMDGGQMLVAFVEMLRRGRRLSFRVQTVLLNVGLLFVSLLVLSAVFLDVSRLVK; this is translated from the coding sequence ATGCAAGTCACCATCTTTGGCACCCTGTTCTTCCTCACCCTGATCACCGTCTTGGTGGCGGCGCACGAGCTTGGCCACTTCCTTTTTGCACGATGGTTCAAGATGGACGTCGAAGAGTTCGCCATCGGCCTGGGCAAGCCCAAATGGGTCTGGCTGAGGAAGGGCGACACCGAATACACCCTCAGGGCGTGGCCGCTCGGGGGCTTCGTGAGGGTGAAGGGCATGATGCCCGAGGAGGACGGCAGCGAAGTCAACATCGCCAACGGCTTCTACAGCAAGCCCCCTTTCCAGAGGTTCATGGTCCTCTTCGCGGGGCCATTGTTCAGCGTGGTCGCAGGCGTGGCGCTCCTGACCGCGCTCTTCATGTCGGTCGGGGTGATGAAGCGCTCGCACGAGCCGGTCATCGGCTTCATGGCGAAGGACAAGGCTGGGTACCAAGCGGGCCTCAGGCCAGGAGACCGGATCGTCGCGGTGGAGGGCAAGCCCGTCAAGACTTTCTACGAGGTGATGACCATCGTGCGCGACCGCGCCAAGATGCCGACTGAGATCACTTACGTCCGCAAGGGAGTTCAGGCCGTAACGACGGCCACGCCAACCCTGGAGGACGGACCCGTTCTCAACGAAGACTTCGAGCCCACAGGCGACAGCCGCAAACAGGGAAAGCTCGGCATGGGCCCGAATGCCGTCCCCGAAAAGGTGGGGATCGCCACTGCCTTTGTGAAGTCTGTCGAGTTGCCCTTCGTTATCGTGGGTCGGCTCGCCGGATCAGTCTTGCAGCCTTCTCGACTGAAGGATGAAGTGGGCGGGCCGATCGCCATCTTCCAGGCCGCGCAGGAAGGTGCCAAGAGCGGCATCCCCGACATGATCAGCATGGCGGGCGTGCTCAGCATCAGCCTTGGGATCATCAATCTTCTGCCGGCGATGCCCATGGACGGCGGCCAGATGCTGGTTGCTTTCGTTGAGATGCTGCGCCGAGGACGAAGACTCAGCTTCAGGGTTCAGACCGTCCTACTCAACGTCGGCCTTTTGTTTGTCTCATTGTTGGTGCTGTCTGCAGTATTTCTGGACGTTAGCCGGCTGGTCAAATGA
- a CDS encoding 1-deoxy-D-xylulose-5-phosphate reductoisomerase yields the protein MKRVVVLGSTGSIGTQTLDVISQHPERLKVVGLAARSNEAKLREQAERFGVRRLALFEGTVGRRDGGTTDREPRTARPCTGDIPRGMSALVDLATLPEADIVVVSVAGVIGLEPTIAAIHAGKQIALASKEVLVAAGEIVMPLVREKGVAMTPIDSEHSAIFQCLQGYRSDQIQELILTASGGPFRGKKTSELTRITAKEALNHPTWSMGGKITIDSATLMNKGLETIEAHWLFGTSIDRVKVVIHPQSIVHSLVKFTDGSVLGQLGWPNMRLPIQYALLWPERPENSLPPWSPLDSPNLTFEPVDHETFPSIGLAIQAARAGGTMPCVMNAANEEAANAFLREEIGFLQIAESVQLVMERHSALPVSLESILRADAWARQAFWEALQR from the coding sequence GTGAAGCGCGTCGTCGTGCTCGGTTCCACCGGCAGCATCGGCACCCAGACCCTGGACGTCATCTCCCAGCACCCTGAGCGGCTCAAGGTCGTGGGACTGGCCGCACGTTCGAACGAAGCCAAACTCCGCGAGCAGGCCGAGCGCTTCGGGGTGAGGCGCCTGGCGCTGTTCGAAGGGACCGTGGGACGAAGGGACGGAGGGACCACCGACCGCGAGCCACGAACCGCACGCCCTTGCACAGGCGACATTCCCCGGGGCATGTCCGCGCTTGTCGATCTGGCCACCCTCCCTGAAGCCGACATCGTGGTGGTCAGCGTTGCCGGAGTGATCGGCCTCGAGCCCACCATCGCCGCGATCCATGCGGGCAAGCAGATTGCTCTCGCCAGCAAGGAAGTGCTCGTCGCGGCAGGCGAAATCGTGATGCCTCTGGTCCGCGAGAAAGGCGTGGCGATGACCCCCATCGATAGCGAGCACAGCGCGATCTTCCAGTGCCTTCAAGGCTATCGGTCAGACCAGATCCAGGAGCTGATCCTCACCGCAAGCGGCGGACCGTTTCGCGGAAAGAAAACGTCCGAATTGACTCGAATCACGGCGAAAGAGGCCCTGAACCACCCCACCTGGAGCATGGGCGGAAAGATTACGATCGACTCAGCGACCCTGATGAACAAGGGCCTCGAAACTATCGAGGCGCACTGGCTCTTTGGCACTTCGATCGACCGCGTAAAGGTCGTGATCCACCCCCAGAGCATTGTCCATTCCCTGGTAAAGTTCACCGACGGCAGCGTGCTCGGGCAACTCGGCTGGCCCAACATGAGGCTGCCCATCCAGTACGCGCTCCTTTGGCCCGAGCGGCCGGAAAACTCCCTGCCGCCATGGTCGCCGCTGGACTCGCCAAACCTCACTTTTGAACCCGTTGATCACGAGACTTTCCCGTCTATCGGGCTCGCGATTCAGGCGGCCAGGGCCGGTGGCACGATGCCATGTGTGATGAACGCCGCCAACGAAGAGGCCGCCAACGCCTTCTTGCGCGAGGAAATTGGGTTTTTGCAGATCGCCGAGTCCGTGCAGCTTGTGATGGAACGGCACTCTGCCCTGCCAGTGTCGCTGGAGTCGATCCTGCGGGCCGATGCATGGGCCAGACAAGCCTTTTGGGAGGCATTGCAGCGGTAG
- the glf gene encoding UDP-galactopyranose mutase, which translates to MASYDYVIVGAGFFGATCAHQLARRGQRVLVVDRRPHLGGNCYTETVEGIPVHRYGAHIFHTNDQRLWDFVNMFADFRPYCHRVKVRHKDQILSFPINLLTLHQLWGVTTPQEAETELAARREPVQDPRNMEEWCLSAIGRDLYETFIRGYTKKQWGREPADLPASIVRRIPVRLNFDDSYFDDRFVGIPVEGYTPLFERMLEGIDVELGCDFFENRKELEPMGQLIFTGMIDAYFDYRFGPLEYRSLRFEDELVDGDYQGCSVVNYTDADVPFTRILEHKHFHGVYSNKSIITREYPDAYSVGKEPYYPVGDEANRALYERYRQLETSTLFGGRCGRYVYWDMHQAIGAALTLVEKLHGSRRNERIAA; encoded by the coding sequence TTGGCGTCATACGACTACGTGATCGTCGGTGCGGGCTTCTTCGGCGCAACGTGCGCACACCAACTTGCCCGTCGCGGTCAAAGGGTCCTTGTGGTCGACCGCAGACCCCACCTGGGCGGGAACTGCTACACCGAAACCGTCGAGGGCATTCCGGTACATCGCTACGGCGCGCACATCTTCCACACGAACGACCAACGTCTCTGGGACTTCGTGAACATGTTCGCCGACTTCCGGCCTTACTGCCACAGGGTCAAAGTCCGCCATAAAGACCAAATACTGTCCTTTCCGATAAACCTGCTCACACTGCATCAGCTTTGGGGGGTGACGACGCCACAGGAAGCAGAAACAGAACTTGCCGCGCGCCGGGAACCGGTGCAAGACCCGAGGAACATGGAAGAGTGGTGCCTCTCCGCCATAGGGCGGGATCTCTATGAGACGTTCATTCGCGGCTATACGAAGAAGCAGTGGGGAAGGGAGCCTGCCGATCTGCCGGCCAGTATCGTTCGCAGAATTCCGGTTAGGCTCAACTTTGACGACAGCTATTTCGACGATCGTTTTGTGGGAATACCTGTAGAAGGCTACACGCCGCTCTTCGAGCGCATGCTGGAGGGGATCGATGTGGAGTTGGGCTGCGACTTCTTCGAGAACCGAAAGGAGCTTGAGCCCATGGGGCAGTTGATCTTCACCGGCATGATTGACGCCTATTTCGATTATCGATTTGGTCCGCTGGAGTACCGATCGCTGCGCTTTGAAGACGAGCTTGTGGACGGAGATTATCAGGGCTGCTCCGTGGTGAACTACACCGATGCCGACGTGCCGTTTACACGGATCTTGGAGCACAAGCACTTTCACGGCGTGTACTCCAACAAGTCGATCATCACGCGAGAGTATCCAGACGCCTACTCCGTAGGAAAGGAGCCCTATTACCCGGTTGGCGACGAAGCCAACAGAGCCCTCTACGAACGCTATCGCCAACTCGAAACTTCCACTCTCTTCGGCGGTCGTTGTGGGCGCTATGTCTATTGGGATATGCACCAAGCCATCGGCGCTGCATTGACTCTGGTGGAGAAGCTCCACGGAAGCAGGAGGAACGAGCGAATAGCGGCGTAG
- a CDS encoding glycosyltransferase, whose amino-acid sequence MNIILATGSDYKYLPRIWAYFESIEKHSKAKRNVVFVPVQGEEDWFTRIRSLDKMEWRPVPVKQLKAKNPNNCLQHGEFLAFDDPDGADDDIVIFTDGDIVLQRWFTADELKWLSTLPENGVAVGLNEGPWGSLAREIRLLNPQSDLEAIKGVFPGDWDAMPCYNTGVLIARRSAYRSLCEAYVQAFAKVDVLLGHYAKQQWLLSYLLETGNFEVRNLPGEIHTHGCHPLPLEAARVGNELHFNGRPVMFRHNVEFGVEKERTGAFRHHIYGLQPIATGALQTGPGMAQTGSAEGNVRTSVIVYSMNGFALLTDCLKSILPTLSAIDELIVVDDGSTDQSADLLLQLETADSRIRVVRRHKEGRSACWNAGAAAGKGSLLVFCEPDTQFAPGWLDALWAHSRGAAVGAVCPLLDQPEGLQSFQPHVPTCITGEFGFEQAAALIAEWNCGMSFPAKRFESSCVALPRQAFDVIGGWDGALADEVGALDAAHRLSRAGFQMRIASDVIVRDRLPSKAITEVAARQLWEKVAWGCLPDPAPLQVEIWGAEVLGAIDSIIETGMVKAAA is encoded by the coding sequence ATGAACATTATCTTAGCCACCGGTTCCGACTACAAGTATCTCCCCCGAATCTGGGCCTATTTCGAGAGTATTGAAAAGCACTCGAAGGCCAAGCGCAACGTCGTTTTTGTTCCCGTACAGGGGGAGGAGGACTGGTTCACCCGCATCCGGTCGCTCGACAAGATGGAATGGCGCCCGGTACCCGTCAAGCAGCTCAAGGCCAAAAACCCCAACAACTGCCTTCAGCATGGTGAGTTCCTGGCCTTCGACGATCCCGACGGCGCCGACGACGACATCGTGATTTTCACCGACGGCGACATCGTGCTGCAGAGGTGGTTCACCGCCGACGAGCTCAAATGGCTCAGCACGCTGCCTGAGAACGGTGTGGCGGTGGGGCTGAACGAGGGTCCCTGGGGCAGCCTGGCGCGCGAGATCCGCCTGCTGAACCCCCAATCGGATCTCGAGGCGATAAAGGGCGTGTTCCCCGGAGATTGGGACGCCATGCCGTGCTACAACACGGGCGTGCTGATCGCACGCCGGTCGGCCTATAGGAGTCTCTGCGAGGCCTATGTCCAGGCCTTTGCCAAAGTGGATGTCCTGCTCGGCCACTACGCCAAGCAGCAGTGGCTGCTTTCGTACCTCCTGGAGACGGGAAACTTCGAGGTCCGCAATCTGCCGGGCGAGATCCACACCCACGGTTGCCATCCGCTCCCACTCGAAGCGGCCCGAGTCGGAAACGAGCTTCACTTCAACGGGCGTCCGGTCATGTTTCGCCACAACGTCGAGTTTGGGGTGGAAAAGGAGCGCACGGGCGCCTTTCGACACCACATCTATGGCTTGCAGCCGATCGCCACTGGGGCGCTCCAAACCGGCCCAGGAATGGCGCAGACCGGGTCCGCGGAAGGCAATGTCAGGACCAGCGTGATCGTCTATTCGATGAACGGCTTCGCGCTCCTGACCGACTGCCTCAAGAGCATCCTGCCAACGCTCAGTGCGATCGACGAGCTGATCGTGGTGGACGATGGCTCGACGGACCAGAGCGCCGATCTGCTCCTCCAGCTTGAGACGGCGGATAGCAGAATTCGGGTTGTGCGGAGGCACAAAGAGGGCCGTTCGGCGTGCTGGAATGCGGGCGCGGCAGCGGGGAAGGGAAGCCTCCTGGTCTTCTGCGAGCCGGACACCCAGTTTGCACCGGGATGGCTCGATGCCCTTTGGGCGCATTCCCGAGGAGCGGCGGTTGGGGCGGTCTGCCCGCTGCTGGACCAGCCCGAGGGGCTTCAGAGCTTCCAACCGCACGTGCCCACCTGCATCACCGGCGAGTTCGGATTCGAGCAAGCGGCAGCGCTGATCGCCGAGTGGAACTGCGGGATGTCGTTCCCAGCTAAGCGTTTTGAGTCATCTTGTGTGGCCCTCCCCCGGCAGGCGTTTGATGTGATCGGGGGTTGGGACGGCGCTCTGGCCGATGAGGTCGGGGCTCTGGATGCCGCCCACAGGCTTTCCAGAGCAGGCTTCCAGATGAGGATTGCCAGTGACGTCATCGTCCGAGACCGTCTACCTTCAAAGGCGATCACGGAAGTGGCGGCGAGGCAGCTTTGGGAAAAGGTGGCCTGGGGGTGCCTGCCCGATCCCGCACCTCTTCAGGTCGAGATATGGGGCGCTGAAGTGTTGGGAGCGATTGACTCCATCATCGAGACGGGAATGGTGAAGGCTGCGGCTTAG